A genomic segment from bacterium encodes:
- a CDS encoding sugar transferase, which yields MFSWIVALVGLICLLPLFGLVALAIKLDSAGPIFYKQERVGINRRRNDRRQRPDDLLMCNRRADRRQKNVFGKTFFVYKFRTMVSDAEKRCGPIWATKNDPRITRLGRFLRKTRIDEFPQLINVLKGEMSVVGPRPERPFFIEKLSTEVPNYTRRLEVLPGITGLAQVEGGYDVTIDDVKKKVSHDLEYIRISSLSSDVKIMFKTVGVMLGARGM from the coding sequence ATGTTTAGCTGGATTGTCGCCTTAGTTGGACTGATTTGTCTTCTGCCGTTGTTCGGTCTTGTCGCCTTGGCAATCAAACTCGATTCTGCAGGCCCGATCTTCTATAAGCAGGAACGCGTCGGAATTAACCGTCGCCGTAATGACCGTCGTCAGCGCCCAGACGATTTGTTAATGTGCAACCGTCGCGCCGACCGCCGTCAGAAGAATGTATTTGGAAAGACCTTCTTTGTATATAAGTTCCGCACGATGGTTTCCGACGCCGAAAAGCGTTGCGGACCAATCTGGGCAACCAAGAACGATCCTCGCATTACCCGTCTTGGCAGATTCCTGCGCAAGACCCGTATTGACGAGTTCCCGCAGTTGATCAATGTCCTCAAAGGCGAGATGTCCGTTGTTGGTCCGCGCCCGGAACGTCCGTTCTTCATCGAGAAGCTCTCGACTGAAGTCCCGAACTATACGCGTCGCCTTGAAGTCCTCCCGGGAATCACTGGACTCGCCCAGGTTGAGGGTGGATACGATGTCACCATCGACGACGTGAAGAAGAAAGTGTCACACGATCTGGAATACATCCGCATTTCGAGCCTTTCCAGCGACGTCAAGATTATGTTCAAGACGGTCGGTGTCATGCTCGGCGCTCGCGGAATGTAG
- a CDS encoding PorV/PorQ family protein gives MSDRIFAKIAFVILSLVAILAVSATAGPGTNSADFLNIPVFSRGAALSGAMVANADGATALFYNPAGVGRNGSGEFSFSHTELMQDLRLDNFSMAIPMKNGSGIGLGLTYLGYGNIAGYDVAGVATGDLSAYSFMVNLGYSQRLTETFSAGIAVKPVFEKLDNLEASTVTFDLGLMAEFGQFSVGAQYANLGGKLKYVTEEISLPATMRLGVSYRTFGSSSMISLAGNKEQGEGVSLGAGFEYAYNSILTFRAGYGGSLEQTATSADGMSLGVGLLLDHIGLDYTYRPSSTSEGIHQITGSYRFGR, from the coding sequence ATGTCAGATCGCATTTTTGCCAAAATCGCTTTTGTAATATTGAGCTTGGTTGCCATTCTTGCAGTTTCTGCAACGGCTGGACCCGGCACCAATAGCGCAGACTTTCTTAACATCCCGGTGTTTTCCCGTGGCGCCGCCCTCAGCGGTGCAATGGTTGCCAACGCCGATGGCGCAACCGCTCTTTTCTACAATCCGGCTGGTGTTGGCCGCAATGGATCAGGCGAATTCTCCTTCTCACATACCGAACTAATGCAAGACCTGCGCCTTGACAATTTCAGCATGGCAATCCCCATGAAGAACGGCTCAGGCATCGGTCTTGGCCTAACTTACCTTGGTTACGGCAATATCGCCGGCTACGACGTCGCTGGCGTTGCGACTGGGGACTTGTCGGCATACTCTTTTATGGTCAATCTCGGCTACTCCCAGCGCCTTACCGAGACCTTCTCGGCCGGTATTGCAGTAAAGCCTGTGTTCGAGAAGCTCGACAATCTTGAAGCCAGTACCGTCACTTTTGATCTCGGTCTTATGGCCGAATTCGGCCAGTTCTCTGTCGGCGCACAGTACGCCAACCTCGGCGGAAAGCTCAAGTACGTTACCGAAGAGATCAGCCTGCCAGCCACTATGCGCTTAGGCGTATCATACCGGACTTTCGGATCTTCCTCGATGATTTCACTCGCTGGCAACAAAGAGCAAGGTGAAGGCGTTTCACTTGGCGCCGGATTCGAATATGCCTACAATTCCATCCTGACGTTCAGAGCAGGCTACGGCGGCTCACTTGAACAGACGGCTACGTCAGCCGATGGCATGTCGCTTGGAGTTGGACTCCTTCTGGACCACATCGGTCTCGACTATACTTATCGCCCGTCGTCGACAAGCGAAGGCATTCACCAGATTACTGGCTCCTACCGCTTCGGACGTTAA